The DNA region ATAAGAAGTTAAATAAATAATCATTGTCCCACGGAAACAGTCGTCATTGGTGAAAGAACCATACCCCCTTAAAGGGGGGGCAGGTAACAATGCCCTTATAGGGCTAATCATGCCACCGGCTAAGCCGGTGGTTCTGACTTTAAACCACTAAGGAGGCAGTTATGAAAAAGAAAAAAGGCTTTTGGGGGGTGATCGGGTTTATGGTTTTAACACTTTCCATGATCCACTTGGGGCAGGTCCAGGCCGAGACTATCACCTTAAAAGCGGTCACCGGGTGGCCGAAGACCTCAAGCGAGAACAAATCCTTTTTTATGTTTAACGAATTGGTCGAACAGATGGTGGCCAAGAAATACCCCGGCGAGCTGAAGATCAATTACATCGGCGGACCGGAGGCAGTTAAATCCACCGACCAGGTGCAGGCTTGCCAGCGGGGCATGGTCGACATGGTCTACACGACCAGTGCCTATTACGTGTCGGTCCTTCCCGAGGTGGACGCCTATAAACTGTCCGAGTTCACCCCCATGGAGGAGAGGACCGGCGGTGCTTTGAAAGTTATGAATGACCTCCATGAGAAAAAAGGCCTTTACCTGTTGGGTCGGCTGGGCCTCGGTGAAAGGTTTCACCTCTATCTCAAGAAACCGATCCAATCCGCCGATTTGAAAGGCCTGAATATCCGGGTATCTCCTATGTACTTGCAGATCATCAAAGGTCTCGGCGGAAACCCGGTGGTCATCCCTCCCACCGAGGTGTATCCCGCTCTTGAAAGGAACGTGGTTGACGGCTTTTGCTGGCCGGCCGTGGGTATCCGCGATTGGGGCTGGCATAAGCAGATCAAATATATCGTCGAGCCCGGCTTTTATCAGGTGCCGAATCCTGTTGTTCTGAACCTGAATGCCTGGAACAAGCTGCCCAAGAAATTCAAGGACCTCCTGACCGAAGCAGCCATGGAGGCCGAAAAAAAGGCCATAGCCTATTTTGAAGAGCTG from Deltaproteobacteria bacterium includes:
- the dctP gene encoding TRAP transporter substrate-binding protein DctP, giving the protein MKKKKGFWGVIGFMVLTLSMIHLGQVQAETITLKAVTGWPKTSSENKSFFMFNELVEQMVAKKYPGELKINYIGGPEAVKSTDQVQACQRGMVDMVYTTSAYYVSVLPEVDAYKLSEFTPMEERTGGALKVMNDLHEKKGLYLLGRLGLGERFHLYLKKPIQSADLKGLNIRVSPMYLQIIKGLGGNPVVIPPTEVYPALERNVVDGFCWPAVGIRDWGWHKQIKYIVEPGFYQVPNPVVLNLNAWNKLPKKFKDLLTEAAMEAEKKAIAYFEELAKQERPILIKEGLQVIDLPAQEKQKFLKMGYDEGWNDIIQKNPKTGPELKNLLIRRK